GCACCATGCGGAAAACAATGATGGCTGCGGCAAGCATGACCAGCGCGATGTAGCTGCGGTCGAGTTTTTCATACCGCACCAGAAGCTTTCGAAAGCGGTTGAACCAC
Above is a genomic segment from bacterium containing:
- a CDS encoding IS5/IS1182 family transposase produces the protein WFNRFRKLLVRYEKLDRSYIALVMLAAAIIVFRMVPGDVNIIHG